A window from Bdellovibrionales bacterium encodes these proteins:
- a CDS encoding O-methyltransferase, whose product MRRYDTPAETELDHYLRDLVEPETPELQNITNQLKKDEKWGINIGIVEGQILQWLIQALRVKTVVEIGTQYGFSTQKMLQALPSDGKIISIEKDPEHYKRAQEFNKDGRAQFLLGDAVPILESLQGDFDLIFIDANKNSYVTYLDWAMKHVKPGGLIIGDNTFLFGQVFKNQSPDDKSEKMWATMREFNRRLFSDGRFATCIIPTQEGLTIGLRK is encoded by the coding sequence ATGCGACGCTACGACACCCCTGCCGAAACTGAGTTAGATCATTATTTGCGAGATCTCGTTGAGCCCGAAACTCCGGAACTACAAAATATTACAAATCAGTTAAAGAAAGACGAAAAGTGGGGAATCAATATCGGTATTGTTGAGGGGCAGATTCTTCAATGGCTGATCCAGGCGTTGAGAGTTAAAACCGTGGTCGAAATTGGCACTCAGTATGGATTTTCGACTCAGAAAATGCTGCAAGCTTTGCCCAGCGACGGCAAGATTATATCTATCGAAAAAGATCCCGAGCATTACAAAAGAGCGCAGGAGTTTAACAAAGATGGGCGAGCTCAGTTTCTGTTAGGTGATGCGGTGCCTATTTTAGAATCACTGCAAGGTGATTTCGATTTAATTTTTATCGACGCCAATAAAAACTCCTATGTCACCTATCTCGACTGGGCTATGAAACATGTGAAGCCCGGTGGATTGATTATCGGCGATAATACCTTTTTATTTGGTCAAGTTTTTAAGAACCAATCCCCTGATGATAAATCCGAGAAAATGTGGGCGACGATGAGAGAGTTTAATCGGCGTCTTTTTAGTGACGGACGTTTCGCAACTTGTATTATTCCCACTCAAGAAGGACTGACCATTGGCCTCCGAAAATAA
- a CDS encoding ABC transporter ATP-binding protein encodes MASENKSIDLQVENLNIYFDTPDGLVHAVKDLSFKIPQGQTLGLVGESGSGKSVTSLALMRLLGREARLEGKVMFEGQNLLALSEKQMQHVRGRDITMIFQEPMTSLNPVFTVGSQIDEVLRLHEGLSKAQARGRTIELLKEVGIPNAEERVRSYPHELSGGQRQRVMIAMAIACKPKLLIADEPTTALDVTVQKQILDLLQSLQKKYGMSLLFISHDLAVVKSITSHLVVMRKGVAVEKGSTQDVFINPQHPYTKALLYCRPGEILTERLATVSDYMNPDGSEKKFDIKTLGIKQKKESSTETLLEIKNLSKHYPLKKGFLRTTYDWVRAVDNVSFKVQKGTTLGLVGESGCGKTTLGRTILRLIEPSEGQILFNGVDLVKLPPEELRSLRRKIQIVFQDPYSSLNPRLSIGSAIIEPMEIHKIYPTRKECWARAEELMRKVGLEPEHLKRYPHEFSGGQRQRICIARALSVRPEFVILDESVSALDVSVQAQILNLLLDLQKEMNLTYIFISHDLSVVRFISDNVAVMNKGKIVEYGTAEEIYRQPKDPYTQKLLSSIPKL; translated from the coding sequence TTGGCCTCCGAAAATAAATCTATAGACCTTCAGGTCGAAAATCTTAATATTTACTTTGATACTCCTGATGGGCTCGTCCACGCCGTGAAAGATCTTTCGTTTAAAATTCCCCAAGGTCAAACTTTAGGACTCGTTGGAGAATCAGGATCGGGAAAGAGTGTGACCAGCTTGGCGTTAATGCGCCTTTTGGGCCGGGAAGCCCGTCTCGAAGGAAAAGTGATGTTCGAAGGTCAAAACCTTCTCGCCCTTTCCGAAAAGCAGATGCAGCATGTGCGCGGTCGCGACATTACGATGATATTTCAGGAACCGATGACCAGTTTAAATCCGGTTTTTACGGTGGGGTCTCAGATTGACGAAGTCCTCCGACTTCACGAGGGGCTTTCCAAAGCTCAGGCTCGCGGTAGGACCATAGAACTTCTCAAGGAAGTAGGCATACCCAACGCGGAAGAAAGAGTGAGATCTTATCCGCACGAACTCAGTGGAGGTCAGCGCCAGCGTGTCATGATTGCAATGGCCATTGCGTGTAAACCCAAACTGCTCATTGCCGACGAGCCGACGACAGCGCTCGATGTGACGGTCCAAAAACAGATTCTCGATCTGCTTCAGAGTTTACAAAAAAAATATGGGATGAGTTTATTGTTTATCTCCCACGATTTAGCGGTAGTTAAATCAATCACCTCCCATCTTGTCGTCATGAGAAAAGGTGTTGCTGTGGAAAAAGGAAGTACACAGGACGTTTTTATTAATCCCCAGCATCCTTACACTAAAGCTCTGTTGTACTGTCGACCGGGAGAGATTTTAACGGAGCGTTTGGCGACGGTGTCAGATTATATGAATCCCGACGGAAGCGAAAAGAAGTTCGATATTAAAACACTGGGGATCAAGCAAAAGAAAGAGTCATCGACAGAAACTCTCCTCGAAATAAAGAACCTGAGTAAGCATTATCCTTTAAAAAAAGGATTTCTACGAACCACCTATGATTGGGTCCGTGCCGTGGACAATGTGAGCTTTAAAGTGCAAAAAGGAACAACTCTGGGTCTTGTCGGTGAATCCGGTTGTGGAAAAACGACTTTGGGTCGTACCATTCTCAGGTTAATTGAGCCCAGTGAAGGCCAAATTCTCTTTAATGGAGTTGATCTCGTGAAGTTGCCACCGGAAGAGTTGCGATCTTTACGGAGAAAAATCCAGATTGTTTTTCAAGATCCGTACTCGTCGCTCAACCCGCGTTTATCGATTGGGTCGGCCATCATCGAACCGATGGAGATCCATAAAATATATCCCACCCGAAAAGAGTGTTGGGCCCGCGCCGAGGAGCTCATGAGAAAAGTCGGTTTAGAGCCGGAGCATCTTAAAAGGTACCCTCACGAGTTTTCTGGAGGGCAGCGCCAACGGATTTGTATCGCTCGAGCGTTGTCGGTTCGGCCTGAGTTTGTGATCTTGGACGAATCGGTCTCTGCTTTGGATGTCTCGGTGCAGGCGCAGATTCTCAATTTGCTCCTCGATCTGCAGAAGGAAATGAATCTCACTTATATTTTTATTTCCCATGATTTAAGTGTGGTGCGATTTATTTCCGACAATGTCGCCGTCATGAACAAAGGAAAGATTGTCGAGTACGGAACGGCCGAAGAGATCTATCGACAGCCCAAAGACCCCTACACCCAAAAGCTCCTCTCCTCGATCCCCAAACTCTAA
- a CDS encoding lipocalin family protein, with translation MFLILIINLAFAAEVKTVTEVDFTRYQGLWYEVASIPADFQATCVKNTSAEYSLNPDGTVNVKNSCVEAGGTLNVANGLARINPEFNSPGKLEVTFVKALDWVWAAAGDYWILEIGDDYSYVLVGHPQRTFGWILAREQKQSKAFYQHASQVFADRGYDTCEILLSNTDVQKFEERPRLCDFVK, from the coding sequence ATGTTCCTAATATTGATCATCAATTTGGCTTTTGCAGCCGAAGTAAAAACAGTCACTGAAGTCGATTTCACAAGATACCAAGGGCTCTGGTACGAAGTGGCGTCGATTCCGGCAGACTTCCAAGCGACCTGTGTCAAGAACACGTCTGCAGAGTACAGTTTGAATCCAGACGGTACTGTGAATGTGAAGAATTCCTGTGTAGAGGCGGGAGGAACTTTAAACGTAGCGAACGGTTTGGCTCGTATCAATCCCGAATTCAATTCCCCGGGAAAACTCGAAGTGACTTTTGTGAAGGCTCTCGACTGGGTGTGGGCCGCAGCAGGTGACTACTGGATTTTAGAAATCGGAGATGACTATAGTTATGTTTTGGTGGGCCATCCCCAGCGAACCTTTGGTTGGATTCTGGCTCGCGAGCAAAAACAATCGAAAGCTTTTTACCAGCACGCCTCTCAGGTCTTTGCGGATAGAGGTTATGACACGTGTGAGATTCTACTTTCGAACACCGACGTGCAAAAGTTTGAGGAACGACCTCGCCTT